The stretch of DNA TTGACGTGAATTTTGCTGTATTTTGTTTCTGAATTTATCTTAtgttatcagttgaaagttaataaagccaagttcttatattaagttcgtggatgttgttgtattgtgaggatgaaatgaattaaattttcatgctaaggcatcgcctagcagaggagcagactgtaggagaagaattttattttcttgctaaggcatcgcctagcaagGAGCAGAGTCGGGGAtgagaaaaaatttattttcctgttaaggcatcgcctagcagaggagttagggggtgagggtggagaatctttattttcctgctaaggtatcacctagcagaggagttagagggtggaaggggttgaattttattttccggcTAAGATAtctcctagcagaggagttagagggtggaaggttgaattttattttcctgctaaggcatcgccaagcagaggagttagagggtgagcgcgttgaattttattttcctgctaaggcgtcacctagcagaggagttagagggtggggacgttgaattttattttcctgctaaggcatcgcctagtagaggagttagagggtgggcgcgttgaattttattttcctgctatggcgtcacctagcagaggagttaggggtgagggtggagaatctttgtcttcctgctaaggtgtcgccTAGAAGAGGAGTTAGGGGGTGAGCGGAGTTGGGGATGAGGagaagttttattttcctgctaagtttatcgcctagcagagggGCAGAGTTGgggaaaagaaaaattttattttcctgctaaggtgtcgcctagcagaggagtttgaaggtgagggtggagaatatttattttcctgctaaggcgtcgcctggcagaggagttagaggatgacgaggttgaatctttattttcctgctaaggcatcgcctaacagaggagcagagttagggtggaggtgttgaattttattttcctgctaaggtatcacttagcagaggagttagagggtggaggtgttgaattttattttcctgctaaggcccggcttagctggcttagcagaggagttagagggtggaggtgttgattttattttcctgctaaggcccggcttagcagaggagttatgagatgatgaggtgagagtttgatttttcctgctaaggcccagcttagcagaggagttagagggtggagatgttgattttattttcctgctaaggcatcgcctagcagaggagttagagagtgggcgcgttgaattttattttcctgctaaggcatcgcctagcataGGAGTTAGAGAGTGGaggtttgattttattttcctgctaaggtatcacctagcagaggagttagatggaggagttgaattttattttcctgctagggcccggcctagcagaggagttagagggtggaggtgttgaatttaaattttcctgctaaggtatcacctagcagaggagttaaatggaggagttgaattttattttcctgctaagacccggcttagcagaggagctagagggtgggggtagtgaatttttattttcatgctaaggcatcacctagcagagtttgggaggagaaaaatgttattttcctgctaaggcatcgcctagcagaggagaagagtggatgaggagaattaaatatatttttcctgctaaggtgtcacctagcagaggagttagagggtggagatgttgagtttttattttcctgctaaggcatcgcctagcagaggagcaaagtttgggaagagaaaaatttatttggttagtCGATAACAAAAGATGTTTACGGGGAGCAGAgtttacggggatcgacctgcccggtcaggtcgcgGGGGTGTGGGAGCAACGCCcccataattttttcagaaatcacACAATCATTCGCAAGGGAATATATCAAATTTCTCAACGTATTGGACGAGGCGAAGGCGTGGCCGAAGGCGTGAGGGCGAGCCTGTGGCGCGAGGGCAAGCGAGTGGCGGGCAGGCAGGCTCTCGGCGAGCTGGCGTGGCGTGGCGGGGGCGAGCAGGCGCTCGGGCGAGCCGGAGTGGCGGGCGAGCTGCCGGGCGCGGGCGAGCTGGcgtgtggcgctcgggcgcgcGGCGAGCAGACGCTCGGCGGGCGAGGGTGAGAGTGGCAGGCGAGGGGCTAGGGGCTAGCTGGTGCTCGAGCGAGCTGGAGTGGCGGGCGAGCTGCGGGGTGCGGGCGAGCTGGCGTGGCGTGGCATGGCGTGGCGCTGGCGAGCAGGCGCTAGGGCGAAGGCATGGCCGAGGGCTTGAGGGCGAGCCTGTGGCACGCGGGCGAGCCGGCGCCCAGGCGAGCAGGCGAGCGTGGTGCGCGAGGGGGCGAGTGCTTCGGCAGGGCGCCGGACGAGCTCGGTGAGGGCCGTGGCGCGCGGGAGCTGTGCGGCCGCGCGGGGCGAGGGCGCCGGGCGAGTTCGCGAGGGGGCGAGGCGCGCAAGGGCGGACGCACGCTGTTGGGGCTGGCGTGCAGGAGGCGAGGTGATGATGAAGCGTGCTAGGattgatatttaatttgtttCCAACTTTTTGGAGACTGGCGGAgggctggaagaaaatgcacaaCTCACGTGTTGTAAACCGAGAACAACGCAAtcaatcgaactttgaacctacgattcagttcgactcgggagggggagactggtgatacccatggatgaacccatcaagatccggcccaaattcccggcccatcattaaggcccacaggtgaatggcccatgacaagcccaggtattcttctataaatatcaggttggagcgtatgattattgaattcactatattgttttcagcagcgcccttagctgctccccccatatatcctcagtctcgacttgagcgtcggaggggctacgccgggacaccctcctggccccctcctaacggtcttatttgtgatttcaggcccagggtaattttgaagcccgtgtctggattagtgacgcttgcgtggatcagaccctaaatttcccgtgagtatcagtaagtatgtttgttgtatttttattattattattctatttaatttatttgttttccCCCTTCCGGTTTCTCTCTTTTCTCTCGTCCTGGTTTCCCTCTGTGTAGGTTAGGTTCCTTGTTTTCTCTCTCTCAATTCTGTATCTGCTGGAACAGTGTGTGGAACCCATAACTGGTCCACTTCTTCGCTGGCTTCAAGCTCTCCGTTGTTGGATTTTAATGCGCTTTGTCTGCTGAGAGAGTTCAGCGTTTCAGTTGCCTCAATTATACACTTCTTCGTACAAATACCGCTCCCCTTTCCTCTTCACTATTGCATCTCTTTTTACCTTTACCCACTTTTCGCTTCCATCACTTCATCATCTGAGGAATCTTTCTAGTATTCTTGACAGTTTGTGGAGCTAGAAGACAAAAACCCACTTCAATTTTTACCCTTTTCCTTCGATTTGATGGATCTATATGTCTAAATCCCCTTCCACTTTCAGATATTTTCTTGATCAACTCTTGAGGCAACTTTTTTGGCGTATATATCAAATCCCCCCTTATCTGTCTTGGTATCAATCAGAAAAGCTGTGGTGTATGATTTGATGGTTGATCGAGGGTTTTGTGGTTCCATGAAGTTGGgcttttttttgttattttgcaaatttCATTTCTCTAAATTTTTTTGCACTTTTTGAATTGGAACTTCTAGACTTTGAACTACCTGGGCCAACTTGGAAATGTTAGTTTGACCATTGTTGAGACTTTCACATTCAGTTTTATTTGCTTTTGAATATTCTTGAAATCGATATCTATATCTACGCAGGTTTGCAAGTCTATATCTTAAATCAGTGTGGCTTTGAAAGATCTTCTTTGTTGGTTTTCTTATTGCATTTCTCAACTGAATCGAACTTGATTTAGCAATCTCAataaatttctattttttttcatttggtGAGATTGTTGATGTTCTAATTGAAATCCATTGGTTTGTATTGCCCTAGATTTTAGTGCGTTTACTCTGTGCTTGTCGACAACGAGGTTACAAGTTTGAGCTTTATTTTGGATGGTGTTTTGGATGAGATGAGGGATGTTTTCTGGATTATTGAAATTTTTGAGGGCCTGTTTTCGGCCAAACTCGGATCAATATATTCACTCTGGTTCGGATTCTGGTGGTCGGCAAGATGGTCTTTTATGGTACAAGGACTCCGGGCAACATTGTAATGGAGATTTTTCAATGGCTGTAGTTCAAGCCAATAATTTACTCGAGGATCAAAGTCAACTTGAGTCTGGCTCTCTGAGCTTGAATGATTCAGGGCCATATGGTACTTTCGTCGGGATTTATGATGGGCATGGCGGCCCCGAAACTTCACGGTTCATCAACGAGCATCTCTTTCAACATCTAAAGAGTAAGTATTTCAACATCTCTTTCAAAATGTGAAGTGTAAGTCTTGTTACGCGGCTATTTTTGAGTTGTTATTAGCTGTGATCGAAGTTGTCAAAAATCACTTCTGTCAAAGTTTGAGCATTTTTCTAATTTAACACGTCCCTTCAATTTTTAACGTGTAAGTTGGAAAGCGGGGAATATTCATAAAGATCAGAAGTAACAATCAAGAGCAACCTGATAAAATATAAATGGGATTATCTGCTGAATTCTATCTTATGACCTCTTGTTTGGAGGCGATAAAACTATTTTGTAATATGCTCGAGTTTACTGGAACAAGACAGACAACGATTTTATACTTCCACGGTTGCAAATTTGTGTTCTCTCGACAAAGTGGATTGATCGTGATGTTGTGAAATCCCAGTTTattctatttatttaatatataaaatgtcCAGGGTTCACTGCCGAAAATCAATCTATGTCAGTCGAGGTGATCCGGAAGGCTTTTCAAGCAACAGAAGATGGGTTTTTCTCGGTTGTGAGCAGGCAATGGCCTATGAAACCGCAGATAGCAGCAGTTGGCTCTTGCTGTCTTGTTGGAATCATCTGCAGTGGGACTCTTTACGTTGCCAGTCTTGGTGATTCGCGTGCTGTTATAGGGAGACTTGTTAAGGCTACCGGGGAAGTCCTTGCTATTCAACTCTCAGAAGAGCACAATGCGAGCTTTGAATCTGTGAGAAAGGAGCTGCAATCTCTGCACCCAGATGATCCGCATATCGTTGTTCTCAAGCATTCTGTGTGGCGTGTGAAAGGTCTTATACAGGTTGGTTTATTGAAAATTAGTTGCTTCATGTCATAACAATCCGTAGTTTAAGAAACTACTGCTATGTGTAGCTAATGAAACAAATATATTTCTTTTGGAATACAGGTTTCTAGATCGATTGGAGATTTTTATTTGAAGAAAGCGGAATACAACAGGGAGCCGTTGTATGTGAAATTTCGACTCCGGGAACCATTCAAAAGACCAATTTTGAGCCCTGAACCAGCGATTACTGTGCACCAGTTACTACCTCATGATCAATTCATTGTGTTCGCATCGGATGGCCTTTGGGAGCATCTTACAAATCAAGAAGCCATCGATCTGGTCCAAAATCATCCGCGGAGTGTAAGATTCCGGAGAAAACTCCTTTATGCTTTCTCGTTGTTTCATTTAATGAGGAGAAAAATGgaataaaaatatctatagtCGACTGTAAAAGCAGAATATGCATGTGATTTCCATGTTGCTTTCCCTTTGACTAACCAAATTAGAAGCTCCTTCGGGCTTCGACATTGTTGTTGAAGTTGTAAAGTATTCTTCCTAGAAGTTGGAACTTATTCAAGTGGGGCTTAGCAATAGGTTTGATATCTAATAAATGTATTAGCCGGTCCTCATCAGCCAACAAACATCCTGAAATAAATACTCAATATCtatttaatgaaatataaaGGGGGTTTTGTCATCTCCTTGTATTAAACAATGTTAGAAACCAGTTTTTCTAAACGTTTTAATTTATAGAAGGTAGCTCGATTTTATTCCGATCTCCTGTATTTAACGTAATTTTTTGAACAAAAGAATGCAAAAAGTACTGTAATCTTTTTGCACCTCAATCTTGCAGGGGAGTgctagaagattagtgaaaaCAGCATTGCAAGAGGCGGCAAAGAAGAGAGAGATGAGATACTCAGACTTGAAGAAAATTGATCGTGGGGTCCGTCGTCATTTCCACGACGACATCACAGTTGTGGTTGTATTCCTCGACTCACATCTTGTGAGCAGGGCTACCTCAGCCAGGAGTCCTAACCTATCCGTGAAAGGGGGTGGCATTAATCTTGCTCCAAATGCTCTCGCGCCGTTTACTATGCCCACTTGAAAGAAAAAGAGAGTAATCCTTGAAATCTTTAATGTACACTGTAATCCTTAACTGAGAACAAAATCGACCTGGGTAGGCGAGATGTTCAAGAAACATTACACTGGGAAAAACAGAACTTAATCGAGGTGATATTCGTCCTAGATATGTTTTCTGAATAGATTTATTctctttattttttgttttcatgTTTGTATTATTTTCCCTTATTTCTGTATCGTTTATTTACTTGTGTAATAAATAGTATGATTCTTATTTGAGGCGAGTTCCAGCTAATAAGATCACTGAAAACTGCTAAATGCTCGGaaaaaaatggttatttttctGTTTTGTTTATGTTACTCATTCCTTGCTGATTCCGTACCGTTTATTTGATACTAAAATCCCCATATTTTATCCATTTAATGTCAAGTCAGTTAACAGGCGAGCTTCACAAAGTAGGATAATTTTAGGACATTGGATGGAGAGATTGAGCGAGGACTGGTTTTCTTGCCCGCTtaactcattttttttattgtgtaaATCTTCTACTTCCTTCTTTTGTATTTGCTAGGAGATTATATAACTCAGTGAGTTGTTTTCTTGACACCATTTTTGTTTCTTGATTAAAAGCTGGCTGCTATGGAGTTTCAGCAGACATAAATCTCTTTGTTCCTCGCCATTCTTCACCATTTTTACATCACTTTTTTCCACTCATATCTCTGGAAGAAAACATAGTATCCAACTTTTTAGTTTGTTTCTTCGGAAAACATTAACTAATCCAAGCTATCAATTTAAACATCGTCTTGGGGAGTGATCTTCTCATCAAGGACCACATTTTTTTTAGCAATGGTCGTTTTGATCGGATTTTGAACTGGTGTAGGAAACAAAGTAAGATGGTTCTTTCTGATATTGAATCAAAGCGTGGCCATAAAGTTGAGTACTTGAGTTCTTGCTCGCATAGGGCAACACTCTAACGTTAGACCCGATCTAAAATTGATTTAGATAAATTAGTCAACTTAAAATTGGACAATTAAATCTTATACAACATCTTATTATGAGATATTCAATTAATGAGATCATAAGTtgtttttcatagatgactttTGAAGTATTAATTTCAAGTCCAAGGCTAATTCAAAATAggaattattatatttataaatgtAGTTTTCACGTAGGCCAAACAGATCTGATACCAAATGGCCACGATAGGGGAACGATGAATTACGGAAAGGAGAAAGTTGGCTATAGTCAATGGATTAAATGCGAGGTTTGAAACATGAATTTGACATATGTGAAAGGAAATTGTTctgttaaaaaaaatcataaaaatttaatcattattaCTACTTATAACTAAGAAGAAGCCTCTGTGAGTGACAATCTCTTCTGTCTTGGTTTTAAGAtttcatgcatgttggttatAAGAGTATTCTTACTTTATGGGTGGTGGATGCTAAATACTCGATTCTTTCCTCCTATTTTATTCTTGAATTCTTTAcgtattatttaaaatacatctTTTACGACGAGAAGACATCATATTCGTCATCGTTCAATTTAGTCTCCTCATGTAAGAACCTAATCACTAAACAGATTTTTTGACATCTGCAGCCTTTGAACATGATAGAGACTGGAGTATCGTTGAGGATCTTCCGACAAAGTTGCGAGAGATTATGGAAAAAGACAAACTGAAAATGAGCACAATAAAATAGATAccgttgaaaaatatatttaaaatgtgagtattgaatatttgaatgttgaatatttgaatgttgaaaataagagttgtaaatattaaaaattagtgtgtgatgatgtaggtaatgatgtattttatttttggattatttgtaaagatttcctataaatagatatctcatttgtgaagaaaatcacaattgagtagagagaaaaatattataaagtgtgtagtttggtaaattttgagagtttgagatttttactttttaccataaatttttactttttcacaacacgttatcagcacgaacctctaaaagtcctacatacttttccaagctccaaacagaagaaaaaggtaacaaaaataattatatttattttactgttatttatttattgtgtatttatttaatatacaatataatgttattattagaaataataaaaataaatttttcataaacttgttataaatcctgggaggatgttaagacgacatcccacactcccggtaagggatacgacaagtataaaagcctataaggtttttaaacaaaataaattatgacactcattataatattatgatatgatatacataattatttaaacatgtctaatattatatatatcatattattaccataaaattatacaaatacatacctttatttttttttgtaccccaacggtcataaatggtaaaaaacggctagtttttgccctataaatatgatctcacaaacacattccatcactccaactttctcttcttctctaaaaattattcatcatcaaatttttcgaagaaaaaagaagatggctttctcaaggttatttttaattattttggttatcatactcacgagtcttttatttatcggagaatatcatcctcgtgtgttttctttatttttacaaatacttgtacttgttgtttatccgttactttgtattgcaataattattaactaataaaatgcatcgtaattttttttagtaccaccatgtcaaatttaacaaagctcgaatttgttgcgctccacatcacgggaaagaattatatgccatggactctagatgtagaaatgcatcttgagtcattgggtctaaacgagaccattaaagaaaatggcatatgcacgtcacaagaaaaggcaagagccatgatatttttgcgtcgacatctcgacgatggattgaaatgtgaatatctgactgaaaaaaatcccatggctttgtggaagggattaaaagaaagattcgaacatataagagaagttatacttccgaccgcccgggatgaatggaatacattgagattccaagactttaaaaaagtcagtgattacaattcggcgatgtatagaataatctcgcaattaaaattttgtggacatgaggtcacagaatctgagatgcttgaaaaaacattttccacgtttcatgcatcaaatattactctacagcaacaatatagagtacgtggattcgcgagatattctgaactcatcgcctgtcttcttgtggcggaaaaaaacaacgagctattaatgagaaatcatcagtcccgacccactggatcaacagcatttccagaagtaaatgctttaagtaaaaatgaatttaaacctggaaaccaaaatcaaattcaaagacaaggttttggtcgaggtcgaggtcgaggtcgaggtcgaggtcgtggacgtggacgtggacgtggaattggccgtggtcgtggtcaaggccgtggttttgaaaataatcgagatagttatttttataactcatctcaaaagaacgtcccaaaccatcaaCAGAAAAGGCAtaatgagaatacaagtgttaatgagaagcactcaaaaagatatgaaagttcttgttacagatatggtactccaggacattggtccaaagtttgtcgagcccctgagcacctttgtaaactttataaagaatcattaaaggggaaagaaaaggagaccaacttcactgaacgcagtgaccgtttgagtgattcaactcattttgatgctggtgattttatgaatgatttctctggaaatgatcaatatgttggtgggatagaaatgaacaatattgatgctgcagattttctcaacgatttctctgaaaatgaacaatataatggtagaatataaatgtacaataatctatttttcatgtattcatagaataatgttttattgtataattatgatttgcgttatatttaaatatatattgcaagtaatttatttcattgcatatttttttgaagttcaaatatggaaaatgctatgagcaaagctgaagtttgcatacccgatagtggtacaacgcacactatcctccgagataaaagatatttcttggaactaaaaccaacaaaaacaacggtgaatacaatatcaggtcctgtagacttgattaaaggatgtggtaaagcacaatttttgttacctaatggtacaaaattttttatcaatgatgctttatattcaccacaatcgaaaaaaaatttgttgagttttaatgatatatattcccatgggtatgatactcaaacaatgaatgaagggaatgagaaatatatgtgtcttatcacatataaatcaggaaagaaatatgtgattgaaaaactaccaatgctccctactagattgcattatacacatataagtctcattgaatcaaacatggtagttgataattcttcgatattaaccaattggcatgatcgattggaacatcctggttcaacaatgatgcgaagaattatagaaaatacacatggtcatccactgaaagaccagaagatctttcagaataataagtttcaatgtaaagcatgttctcttggaaaacttattataagaccatcaccagtcaaaatccaaactgaatcaccaatgtttcttgaacgtattcagggtgatatttgtggaccaatccatccaccatgtggaccattcagatactttatggtattgattgatgcctccagcagatggtcacatgtatgtttattatcaactcgaaatgttgcatttgcaagattacttgctcaaataataaaattgaggaatcaatttcctgattatacaatcaagaaaattagacttgataatgctggtgaatttacttcccaaactttcaatgattattgtatgtctatgggaatcattgttgagcatcctgttgctcatgtacatacacagaatggattggctgaatcattgattaaacgtctgcaaatgattgctagaccaatgataatgaaaacaaagctccctatttctatatggggacatgcaattttacacgctgcttcattaattcgcatcagaccaagtgcatatcataaatactccccattgcagcttgcatttggtaaagaaccagacatttctcatctgagaatttttggatgtatggtgtatgtgcctattgcaccaccgcaacgaaagaaaatgggacctcaaagaaaggttggaatttatatcggttatgatagtccatcaatcattcgatatattgaacctcagacaggcgacgtgttcacagcacgttttgctgattgtcattttaatgaggaaatcttcccaatgttaggggaagaacagaaacataccgaaaaaaaaattacatggtatgtatcatcattgttacatctggatccaagaacaaaacaatgtgaaaaagatgtacaacaaattgtacacttgcaaagaatagcaaatcaaataccagatgcatttccagacacaaaaggggtaactaaatcatatatacatgctgcaaatgcccctgctcgaattgaaattccaaagaaacaaatggaagatactcatgatgtcattaaacgcctgaagcgtggaaggccagtcggttccaaggataaaaatcctcgaaaaagaaaattcatagagaaacacgatgatcacaaaataaagaatgacgtttctgaagaaacacatgatgatcacaaaatagagaatggtgttcctgaagaaacacatgatgatgaaaatgttctgtcagaaccacaaactgacgagaatcatgaaatctctatcaattatattaatactggaaaaatatggaaccgaaaagatatagatgaaattgatgatatattttcttataatgtggcaatcgacatcataaatgataacgaagatcatgaaccaaaatcttttggtgaatgtaaaaatcggcaggattggataaaatggaaagatgccatccaggttgaattaaattcgctaaataaacgtaatatttttggacctatagtccttacacctgaaggtgtaaaacctgttggatacaaatgggtttttattcgaaagcgaaatgagaaaaatgaaatagtaagatataaagctcgacttgttgcacaaggtttttctcaaaggcctggaattgattatgaagaaacgtattctcctgtgatggatgcaattacgtttcggtatttgattagcttggcggtatctgaaaatttagaaatgcgtcttatggatgttgttacagcttacttatatggatcacttgatagtaatatatatatgaaaatccctgaaggatttaagatgcctgaagcacaaagttcaaaacccagggaatgttattctgtgaaattaaaaagatcattatatgggttaaagcaatcaggtcgaatgtggtataatcgactaagtgatcacttgatgaaaaagggatatgtaaataattcaatatgcccttgtgttttcattaagaaaacaacatccggatgcgtaattattgctgtatatgttgatgatttaaacatcattggaacgaataaagaaattcaagaagttgtgtcatacttgaaggaagaatttgaaatgaaggatcttggaaaaaccaagtattgtctgggtttacaaattgaacaaaaagaatgtggaatgtttgttcaccagacaaattatacagaaaagatccttaaacgttttaatatggataaagcaaatcctttaagtactccaatggttgttagatcattaaacatagaaaaggatccattccgtccatgtgaagatgatgaagatattcttggtccagaagtaccatatctaagtgccatcggtgcccttatgtaccttacaaattgtacaaggcctgatatatcttttgctgtgaatctgttggcaagatttagcacatatccaacaaagagacactggaacggaattaaacatatattccgttatctacgaggaacgacagacttgggacttttgtattcaaaagatgctaatccaagtataattggttatgctgatgctggatacttatctgatccacacaaggcacgttcccaaactggatatgtatttactcgtggaggcactgcaatatcttggcgttctcagaaacaaacgctcgtaaca from Primulina tabacum isolate GXHZ01 chromosome 3, ASM2559414v2, whole genome shotgun sequence encodes:
- the LOC142539816 gene encoding putative protein phosphatase 2C 60 — encoded protein: MFSGLLKFLRACFRPNSDQYIHSGSDSGGRQDGLLWYKDSGQHCNGDFSMAVVQANNLLEDQSQLESGSLSLNDSGPYGTFVGIYDGHGGPETSRFINEHLFQHLKRFTAENQSMSVEVIRKAFQATEDGFFSVVSRQWPMKPQIAAVGSCCLVGIICSGTLYVASLGDSRAVIGRLVKATGEVLAIQLSEEHNASFESVRKELQSLHPDDPHIVVLKHSVWRVKGLIQVSRSIGDFYLKKAEYNREPLYVKFRLREPFKRPILSPEPAITVHQLLPHDQFIVFASDGLWEHLTNQEAIDLVQNHPRSGSARRLVKTALQEAAKKREMRYSDLKKIDRGVRRHFHDDITVVVVFLDSHLVSRATSARSPNLSVKGGGINLAPNALAPFTMPT